In Capra hircus breed San Clemente chromosome 5, ASM170441v1, whole genome shotgun sequence, the DNA window gttttcaaaaaatttcctttaatatGAAATTCTGTTTAATGTGTTGTGAATTTGATCAAATATAACCATTGAGGACTATTTCTACTACCTCTACTAGTACGGAAAAATTTATAGACATTATTTTGAATGCACTATGTCAACTTCTATTAGCTTAATTTTACATAAGGAATTAACTTGTGTTGTCAATGCTGGCACTTCCAGGAATTTATAGTATAGTTCATGGGACAAGCTTCTGACCCTGAAATCTCACTGTAAGATCCCCTTGCAGGTGACTTTAGTCAAGCCAGTCTATCAGCATTTTGGGCCCATGTCCATAAAAATGAAGATGTAAAAATGATGTCCTAGCTACATGGCAGGATTCCTGTACAAATTGACTGAGTAGGtccaaatctgaaaaaaattcctaaacaactataaatagtataaaataataattacagaTAAGTCAGTGAAGTTAGCCaccaaaataattatttcatgcCTATAACCAAAAGCTTTTAAACTAAACAGCTTAGATAAAGTGGTCATTAAACAAATGAAGACTATAATTACCCACGCTAAGTTCTTGGCCTTCTCTATTGAGCCTAATCTTTGGAAAAACCTAATTCATTTTAGAGGGAAAAATCTGAGTTAAGATATTCATTAGTGTTAATACAAACAAGATGCAACCACTAATTTAAAAATCGGAGGGTTTTTTTCCTCATTAAGAGTACATTCTTTAATAGGACTGTATCTGAATAATAGGACTACATACAAATAGAATATATACCTTAACACAAGATAACAAGGAAGgaatattttacattatatagGGCAGACATTCAGTTGGTTCAATCACGATGAGTTACCCTTCCAACCAAATACTTAGTTTTAATATGTATTACAAATGTTCCAGTCAGTTCGGTATATGCTGACAATCAGACAGCTTTAACATTTAGTAGTGTGGAGCACACTTAACTGTTTCCAAAGGGATATGTGATGTGGTCTTCGTTTCAGAGGAGCAAAAGTGACTGAATTACTGTCTGCTCTTTAATGTTTCAACTAACCTGTGAAGAGAAAATGAACAGTTTCATAAAATTAACTTCAAATTTTCAGGTATAGAGAATGACCGTTTATAATATAAATTTCATACTGAAGATGAATTCCAAAGCACTTTAAATGATGAAGGTTAAGATGGTTatattaaaagaatgaagttatggACTCAGTTTCCACAAGGGTATATTTTAGCTCTCACTTTGTCTATGCTttgaatgaaaaatcaaaaacaacCAAATAGCTACTTTCCAGGCTGCTACCTACTATAGCCAGGTCAGATGTAGATAATTCAGAGATGAAAACTAGCCTCAGTTCTCAAGGAGATGATAATTTAATGAGCAGATGCACAAATCAACTACAAGACAGTGTAACAAGTACTATTATATCACTGATCTCTGACAAGGACATCTGTGTGTGTGGTAAGGCAGTGGGCCTGGAGgtagaaagactcttgagaagcaGAGCCTCAACCTAAGTCCTGAAGGATAAGAAACTGGAGGGTGAGCTGAGTAAAGGAAAAAGCTATTAATACAGCAGAGAGGTGGTTTACCTAACTATAATTAGTATGTGTGGCTAAAACAAAAGCAGATATACATGAAAACGAGTGGAAGAAAAAGGTGGAGGAACTTAATATGATAAAATGCAAAGTAATCTGATTTCATCCTTAAGACCAAAGGGAAATTACAAATGCATGTACACACAAATCCACAAATGGCTTCTGGAAACATACTTACCATTCCATTGCCTCATCAAGGCCAGTGCCTTTGGTTGCTGAAGTTTTGAATATTTGCCATTTTCGGTCCTTCAAGGCAGGTAACCCAAGTGAATTTGCCATTTCTGAGGGAGTCATTgcctgttccatgtcctgcttaTTTGCAAACACCACTAAAATGGCTTTTCTCAGCTCTTCTtcctaagtaaaataaaaaaatattctctaatCAATTTGCTCCTGAGTTTAGGAAGAAATGTCAAaacaaaaatcttattttaaaagcatatttcctaactcctttttatatttctttactcAATTTAGAAGTTTTGTGTACAAAGGTAAAACAAATTGGTTTTGTGTCTGTAAGTTTTAATATAATAGTCCTGATTCAACCTCCACGTGTACTTTATAtcactaataaataaatattgattgaatTAATTAAAAGTTAATTCCTAAAGAATGAATACAACTTTTAGTTTTCTATGGAGAAAGAGTACACAAGTCAAATCCTAATACTACAAAAAACCTAATAACAATCCAATACAATTTGAGAATTGGGAACTGAAGTTAATAATCCATTTCTTTTATGCCATACTTCatataataaaagtttattataCCATGTGAATTACAGCTAAATaaagcttatattttaaaaatatgttatagCTGAGGCATTTAACCAGTCCCTTAAAATTCCTTATACTTTGAATTTGGTCTAAGAAGCTTTTATGATAAATGTGATGctatgttgtttaaaaaaaaatttggcaaaactttaaaactttagGTTGAAATTTATAAATTGGAAGCTACTAAGAAGTTAATCATCCAAGAACTCAGAAGTCCAAAATATTCTAAGTTTTGGTTCTAACTAGGAATCAAGTTGCCTGGAACTTAAACATTCAATAATTGAGTGATTCAGAATCATAGTTTTAGTGGGAAAAGGAAACCTATACATCTAATTTTCTCAAGCAAAGGCAATTTCATTATTAAGTTAATCATTAGTACATTTGAGAAGCttatttaacaattttaaaatcttttagatGACTGCTTAATGCACCCTCTAAATTCAGTTAGCTTATCAGTATCTTACAAACCTCAGTGAATATAATGTATTGGGTTCTTCGTTAAGAGCTGTGATACACTGTTCCACACATCAGGGGTACAAGGTAAAGGCAAAGAACTTTACACTTTAGGGTGGGAAGCATACATATGTAAACAAATATGTTTCaaataatggaaagaaatggTAAATAGTTACAAAGAATAAAGTAAGATAAAGGGTTAGAATATAACTGAGACCTCCTTTCTGAGGAAGAAACATGTGAGATAAAACATGTCAAGAAGGCAGCCACACAAAGATTTGGGGAAGGAGAATTCCAAGCAGGAGAAGCAAGTGCAAAACCCTAAACCAGGTGTCAGGTACACAAACTCActgagcaaagaaaagaaatattggtATGGCTGAAGTACTGTAAACACAGGAAAGAGTAAAAAAATGATCAAGCTGGGAGAGGTAAACAGGGGCCAGAATTGTGCCAGAAATCCATTCTGAACTTCAATGTTTCTAAAACAaatatactttattatttatatacttatataataaATCTGCTTCCATATGCTAATTTATACAACCAGAaatgaagacattaaaaaaaacaatcactTCACAGAAGTGATGTAGATAGTCACTTCAGTTTAGAAAGGGTTTAGCTCTGAATTTTCTGGAaattaaggaattttatttaaagGAAGTTACAggactggaattttttttttgtcttcaactCTTCCCAACAGTATTTTTGGAATAGAAAGTAATTTGcataaaagaaaatgatactACAGACATGGGTGTGGGGGAGACCCCTGTTTCCCTTTTACTTATTTCTGCATGtgacaataaataataaaaagtgcaAGCAAATATAAATGACTTACCcacattttaataaagttttcttACCTCCAACATGGCAACTAATTCTGATTTGGAAATGCCAATTCGGTCTCGGTCACAACTGTCAACTACATAAATGACTGCATCTGTGTTTGAATAATAACATCTCCAGTATGGCctaaagaaaattcagaaagggagaatatattattatttgaaatatgAAACTGATAGGTTAATTTATATGCTAGGACTTGGCTATGGTGGGGTGAAGGGTGTTACTTGCCAATCCTTTCGCACCCATATCAATATCAATGCCATGATGATTGTTTCTGATGGACATGTATCATATCCCTCAGATGGGAATGGGTAGAAAGAATATTGATAAAACAGGATCAAGGAGCTTCAGAATAAGTTTAGACTACAGGCTGAGAGAAGAATTTATAAAATCACTAAATGTACTGATGAAAAAATGTTTCAGGCAGACCTGATCACTGTATCTTATAAATCTTTAACTAGAAACTCCTTAAGAGAAATgggttctttaaaaataattttagtaacAGACTTTAAATTGATCACTGAAGACAAGAAGTAGAAATGGCTAAAATTAACAAATGAATCCAAAGTGGttcaagaaataaaatgagtTAAAAGGCAGCAAAGTGCTTGGGGAATGCATCTAGTCCTAAATAGTGGGCCCAAAAGGTATTTTCATGAAATCCAAAACAGTCTGTCTCACAGAGGAAGGGACTGACAAGTATTAACTAgaggattctttttatttaaaaactactgAAATAATCAGGTCTTGAGACTTTCATGGAAAAAATTTTCATCTAAGTGATATaggaaaaactgacttctgtagattttaattattttcagttaaaaatctttaattctcagATTTTAATTGAGAGAATAAGGTGGGTTTACCTCATTTTAAACTAGGTAGCTCCTATTACATTACAAAAGAAGACATATTTTGGTTTATTGCTGTTAACCCTAAAAGAGCAATAAAGATCCCAATACTACAAAATGGTCTGGCCTTTATACCATACCTGATGCTTGTCTGTCCTCCCAAATCCCAGACTTGGAATTTAAGGTTCTTGTATGTTACTGTCTCAACATTAAATCCAATGGCTGGAAGAGAAAGCAAATTAATAGTATATGTAGACTAATACCTTCTGTCTTCAAAGTGTGCAGTCTGAGTTTCAGCAATTAGTGGTAATTGCTGAATCACATTATTAGTTCAAATATTATTCCATTTACGACAGTATGCTGtgctatacatacacacacacaccaccctccCCCAATAAGCAAGATCAACCCCACTTTCAGGGTATATAAGAACCCCCAGCCACCTCTGCAATTAGATAATCTGCTCAATGGAAATCCTATTATGTTAAACGCTGGCATACAAAAGTGTTCAGAAAGTTATACTTAGAAAGGACAGTTGTAAACGTATTACAAAAAATGGAATTTTGGTATGTAGCAAATAGGATAAAGCCTAGATTCTAAACTTCAGTAAGGCACAGCAATGGCTGTATACCTCTTTATGGAAGCTGAGTTCGCTAAGGCAGGGAACTTCACAGACCCTCTGAAGACTTCCTCAAGAGCTCATCCACAGTAAGGTCACAGCTAGATGGTCAAAAGGGAAGAGTCTCAACCCCTTTCCCTGCCATCCTTCTTAGGTGGAGCTTGGCATCACATGCCTAAAGCAAGATACTATTACTTTcaatgaaaggaatccagaggAGCTGGAGAAGATGCTGAAAAAACTTAGAAGCTATACATATGAAAATTACTAAGattttataaacttaaaaaaaacaaagtaaaatgtaACTTACAGCTATAACTGGACAATTAATTTTTTAGATTTAAGTTTATACTGGTAAACGATGCTTAAGAGTATATATGGCAAGTATAAAAAAATTACTATAGCACATCTTGAGCGAAAAAGTAAAAAGCAAGTTCATGATGTCTCCCTTAGAATTAGGTAGCAGTGTAATCACCATCTTCAACCTCAATTACAAATGTTGTTTACTTGCAGAAAGAACGTGGTATAAACCACATTTGCTAAAACGCAATCCACTGAGCTGTGGGTACCACAGCGGCCACCATGACTCAACTGCAGCACAGATGGGAGATTTGAGAACCAAAAaccaaagaaactgaaatttcTTGAACGCGGTAGCAAGAAGTAACAGATGACATGGTCCAAAAAGTTCTTTTGTAAAAgctagacttttcttttttaatctggaaGTTTAAATGGTACTAAATAGAAATACCTTGAGTGACGGAGTAACTTAAAGACATTCTTGAACAAACTCTACGAACTATTAAACTTAGTTTAAGTATACTAATGATCAgggtaaaaaaatgaaaatagtataaGTAACAGAACAGTCTTCTTATGTAGTAAATTAGTACTactaaagaatatttttctaAGATATCAATTGATTTAAAGGTGTTActtttcttgatatttttaagTTCCAGATTAATTCAACACTCAGTCTCTTCAACtcagatctttaaaaataatcaataggattcaaaaaaaaaaaacacctaatcTTAATCAAATAATAacaagtacagaaaaaaaaacactgcacATGTAATAGTATAACTTAGTATCGACATACTGATAATTCTTTACTCAgaattacaaattattttatatacttgATTCATTTTCCCTATTCATTGGCTTTATTTTCAAagcaaatgaatatttattatcttcattttatcagTAAAGATACTGGCTCTCAGTGATATTATGTGGCTTAACTCTACCCAACTTTTAAAACAGCTCTAAACAGCAGAACCCAGCCATGGACAGGGGTTCATAAATTACACCAAGCTGTCcataaatttatgaaaaaaaatgttatcaaTATTATGCTCATAGAAGTCTACAAATCTTATTAATTACATTACATATGTATTCAGAAAGAAAGTTTTTTTCAATGGAAAACAAAAGCCCCTATCCTATAATTAGTTTATGATACCAACACTTACTAGGAATAGTAGTCACGACTTCTCCAACCTGTAATCTGTACAAAATTGTAGTTTTTCCTGCTCCATCTAATCCCAAAATTAAAATCCTCATTTCCCGAGTTCCAAACAgactggaaaagatgcttgagaaaaAGCCACcttagaaaataacaaaaatgtatttcaatatcATTTCAAGAACTAGATCCACAAAACATTTAATCTTGTTCTTTAAAAGCTATACTAAATTCAATAACATTGTAGTATTTTCCTCCATTCATAGGAACATTGCTTCCAATGAAACACATCATTCAACATCAAACTAGTAATTACTGATTGTTACGATGTCCTGGATACTATGTTAGGCAGGCTCAGAAGATATAggcaaaaaataagagaaatatgaCTCCCCTCATGTAGCTCACTTTCTAAACGAGAGAATATGGATAGCTTAACATGATATCCTCATTACCCCTAGAAATTAAAGGGCAAATTAGAATGATAGTGGGACAATGAAATCCTTGAACATGAAAAGCAATTATTATTGTTGTACAACAATAGTACCATAAGTACCTTCAATCACTGAGAATTCTCCGTAAGGAATGTAACTTGCAAAGAAATTGAGACAGAagccaaaaataacaaaaattatttttgatgaaaacattttaaaaattagtaataaaGCTACATTCAACATATCATGAACTATTACCAGAAAGCTTCCTATACACAAGGTATTGTATAATATAAAAGCACTTGTGaacagagaatagaatggtggttaccagatgCTGGGAGAGTGGGGAAAATCAGACAGTGTTAGTCAAAGGGTATACACTTT includes these proteins:
- the ARL1 gene encoding ADP-ribosylation factor-like protein 1, with product MGGFFSSIFSSLFGTREMRILILGLDGAGKTTILYRLQVGEVVTTIPTIGFNVETVTYKNLKFQVWDLGGQTSIRPYWRCYYSNTDAVIYVVDSCDRDRIGISKSELVAMLEEEELRKAILVVFANKQDMEQAMTPSEMANSLGLPALKDRKWQIFKTSATKGTGLDEAMEWLVETLKSRQ